The following are encoded together in the Pedobacter steynii genome:
- a CDS encoding GNAT family N-acetyltransferase gives MKTTQFMIRKASPEDTDQIFELYKTVSKEIGGLARIEKEITKSYIENFSHKSFENGLQFVVTDSSDEQEIIAEIHCYQLEPGVFKHILSELTVAVHPDYQGKGLGKKLFQTLLDDIQLNRPDILRVELIARESNSKAIQLYQNLGFKIEGRFENRISNGNNSFEADIPMAWFPSKTR, from the coding sequence ATGAAGACGACTCAATTCATGATCAGAAAAGCAAGCCCTGAAGACACAGATCAGATTTTTGAACTCTATAAAACGGTAAGTAAGGAAATCGGTGGTCTTGCCCGGATAGAGAAAGAAATTACCAAAAGTTACATCGAAAACTTTAGCCATAAATCATTTGAAAACGGATTACAGTTTGTGGTTACTGATTCATCAGATGAACAGGAAATTATAGCTGAAATTCATTGCTATCAACTGGAGCCAGGTGTCTTTAAACATATCTTATCTGAGTTGACGGTTGCTGTACATCCTGACTACCAGGGGAAGGGCTTAGGGAAAAAGCTTTTTCAAACTTTGCTGGACGATATTCAATTAAACAGACCAGATATTTTAAGGGTTGAGCTCATTGCCAGGGAATCAAATTCAAAAGCGATTCAGTTATATCAAAACCTTGGCTTTAAAATAGAAGGAAGGTTTGAAAACAGGATCAGTAATGGCAACAACTCATTTGAAGCGGATATTCCAATGGCCTGGTTTCCTTCGAAAACACGTTAG
- a CDS encoding polyprenyl synthetase family protein, whose product MYTPAQLQEIIENAIQNIQYPAHPARLYQPISYIMSLGGKRIRPALVLMAADLFGADLHRAIPAALAIETFHNFTLIHDDIMDNAPLRRGKQSVHEKWGVNNAILSGDVMMVESNKHLSKLDASVLKDALDTFNTTAQGVCEGQQLDMEFEEREVVSIEEYINMIRLKTAVLLGGAMKLGAQVAGASPEEAEQLYQFGENIGIAFQLQDDILDVYGDPEKFGKQVGGDIMANKKTLLLLKLKELARDSDLAELEKQSANQNFDDKIRNTTLLYNKYDIRELASIEMRNYSDKAFNALSNLAVPEERKRELILLSNQLMNREH is encoded by the coding sequence ATGTATACTCCTGCCCAATTACAAGAAATTATAGAAAACGCTATTCAGAACATCCAGTATCCTGCTCATCCTGCGCGGTTATATCAACCGATCAGTTATATTATGAGTCTTGGAGGTAAAAGAATAAGACCAGCACTGGTATTAATGGCAGCCGACTTGTTTGGGGCAGACCTGCACCGGGCAATTCCCGCAGCGCTGGCGATAGAGACCTTTCACAATTTCACATTGATCCATGATGACATTATGGACAATGCTCCTTTAAGAAGGGGTAAACAAAGTGTGCATGAAAAATGGGGTGTTAACAACGCCATTTTAAGCGGAGATGTGATGATGGTAGAATCCAATAAACACCTTTCTAAGCTGGATGCTTCGGTACTTAAGGATGCGCTTGACACCTTCAACACCACCGCACAGGGTGTATGTGAAGGCCAACAGCTGGATATGGAATTTGAAGAGCGTGAAGTGGTAAGTATTGAGGAATACATCAATATGATTCGCCTGAAGACAGCAGTATTGCTCGGCGGCGCGATGAAATTAGGTGCCCAGGTAGCGGGAGCAAGCCCAGAGGAAGCAGAGCAGCTTTACCAGTTTGGAGAAAATATCGGGATTGCTTTCCAGCTTCAGGACGACATTCTGGACGTTTATGGAGACCCGGAAAAATTCGGAAAACAAGTTGGGGGGGACATTATGGCAAATAAGAAGACTCTGCTCCTGTTAAAACTGAAAGAACTTGCCAGAGATTCAGATTTAGCGGAACTGGAAAAGCAAAGTGCAAATCAGAATTTTGACGATAAGATCCGGAATACCACCTTACTGTACAACAAATATGACATCAGGGAACTGGCGAGCATAGAGATGAGAAATTACTCAGATAAAGCTTTTAACGCCCTCAGTAATTTAGCGGTCCCTGAAGAGCGTAAAAGAGAATTGATACTATTGTCTAATCAATTGATGAACAGAGAGCACTAG
- a CDS encoding response regulator: MPTRRICGCANSSFFLIDKNYKVTFFKIDPQNDLGSFLAKSPSIGDSAVEMIAQKYRKNFQNLLARCFEGRSFSIEQRFAIEKSNDLFLQIIFTPLSKDGEEDQVICTLINNTDTLGSMKMLSEYSHLTSHELRAPITNILSLSTITNYHPLESYDILKISQLLSDINLQALKLDEIIKMLNSMLHQEENTDLFDALNEKGENKYIVLVDDDVITNRLHQMLIKKHHSDKKIALFDDPEVALGYIKENNPDLILLDLHMPEIDGWKFLHMMEEHNIFIDVIIVSSSIDPRERLRAKSFMCVKDFYVKPLTSEKVKQLLED; the protein is encoded by the coding sequence ATGCCAACTAGAAGGATTTGCGGGTGCGCAAACAGTTCATTTTTCTTAATTGATAAAAATTATAAGGTAACATTTTTCAAGATCGATCCTCAGAACGATCTGGGAAGCTTTCTCGCTAAAAGTCCCTCAATTGGGGATTCTGCTGTGGAAATGATTGCTCAGAAATACAGAAAGAATTTTCAAAACCTACTGGCGAGATGCTTTGAAGGCCGTAGTTTTAGTATTGAACAGCGCTTCGCTATAGAGAAATCAAATGATCTTTTTCTGCAGATTATCTTTACCCCTTTATCAAAAGATGGGGAAGAAGACCAGGTCATCTGCACCTTGATCAACAATACCGATACGCTGGGATCCATGAAAATGCTAAGCGAGTACTCACACCTCACTTCACATGAATTAAGGGCCCCGATCACCAATATCTTAAGCCTCTCCACCATCACTAATTATCACCCATTGGAATCTTATGATATCCTTAAGATCAGCCAGCTGCTCAGTGACATCAATCTGCAGGCCTTAAAACTGGATGAAATCATCAAAATGCTGAATTCTATGTTACATCAGGAAGAGAATACAGATCTGTTTGATGCCTTAAATGAGAAAGGAGAGAATAAGTATATCGTTCTGGTAGATGATGATGTCATCACAAACAGGTTGCATCAGATGTTGATTAAAAAACACCATAGTGATAAAAAAATAGCGCTTTTTGACGATCCTGAGGTTGCACTGGGGTATATAAAAGAGAACAATCCTGATTTAATCCTCCTTGACCTGCATATGCCGGAGATTGATGGATGGAAATTTCTGCATATGATGGAAGAACATAACATATTTATTGATGTGATTATTGTTTCTTCGTCGATAGACCCCCGGGAAAGATTAAGGGCGAAATCCTTTATGTGTGTCAAAGACTTTTATGTAAAGCCACTGACCTCCGAAAAAGTAAAGCAGCTGCTGGAAGATTAA
- the rnr gene encoding ribonuclease R has protein sequence MAKNKSSHLELVLIQLISDVLEKSNKEALNYKQVSAKLNITDAASKETILDILKQQTRKGVFAEPERGKFRLKDLKVYLTGKVDMTADGSAFIIPDDEFEKDVFVSSRKLHNALHGDKVKVYIYAKKSGRKNEGEVVEIIERAKTDFIGVIKISDRFAFVNIDDRKMMQDIFVPLSDLNGAKNGQKVQVSITDWPDGAKNPIGKIITILGEQGENNTEMNAILAQYGFPLSFPPEVEKEANAIPEQVTEAEIAGRKDFRNTVTFTIDPADAKDFDDAISFKKLENGNYEIGVHIADVSHYVKPNSPLDKEAYGRATSVYLVDRVIPMLPERLSNGVCSLRPHEDKLCFAAVFELDDKANIITEWFGRTVIHSNRRFSYEEAQEVIETKEGDHAEEILKLNELAYILRDRKFKNGAISFESTEVKFKLDETGKPIGVFVKERKDAHKLIEDYMLLANKKVAEFIAKKGKGKQKYTFIYRSHDSPNLENLGNFALFAARFGYKINMKSDKDIAKSLNYLMEDVEGKKEQNVLTQLAIRSMAKAVYTTKKTSHYGLAFDHYTHFTSPIRRYPDVMVHRLLASYLNNEKSANAEEYEVAASHSSSMEKRAADAERASIKYKQAEYLEENIGNTFLGIISGVTEWGMYVELVENKCEGMIRLRDLSDDFYVLDEKNYCIIGQRKKKTYQLGDEVQVKVKKVDLSKRQIDFSLIQ, from the coding sequence ATGGCAAAAAATAAATCATCTCATTTAGAACTCGTTTTAATACAATTAATTAGCGATGTTCTGGAGAAAAGCAATAAAGAGGCTTTAAATTACAAACAAGTCTCTGCAAAATTAAACATTACGGATGCCGCTTCAAAAGAAACCATCCTGGACATATTAAAACAACAGACACGTAAAGGAGTATTTGCAGAGCCTGAAAGAGGAAAGTTCCGCTTAAAAGACCTGAAGGTTTACCTTACAGGTAAAGTAGACATGACTGCTGATGGTTCAGCATTCATCATTCCCGACGATGAGTTCGAGAAAGACGTTTTTGTTTCTTCCAGAAAGCTGCACAATGCCCTGCATGGTGATAAGGTAAAAGTTTACATCTACGCTAAGAAAAGCGGACGTAAAAATGAAGGTGAAGTCGTGGAGATTATTGAACGCGCGAAGACCGACTTTATCGGGGTCATCAAGATTTCCGACCGTTTCGCTTTTGTCAACATTGACGACCGCAAAATGATGCAGGACATCTTTGTTCCTTTGAGCGACCTTAACGGTGCTAAAAACGGACAAAAAGTACAGGTCAGCATTACCGACTGGCCGGATGGGGCTAAAAACCCGATCGGTAAAATCATTACGATCCTTGGTGAGCAGGGGGAAAATAATACCGAAATGAATGCCATCCTTGCGCAATATGGATTTCCGCTCAGCTTCCCACCAGAAGTAGAAAAAGAAGCCAATGCGATTCCTGAACAGGTAACGGAAGCAGAAATTGCCGGCCGTAAGGATTTCAGGAATACGGTGACCTTTACCATTGACCCTGCTGATGCAAAAGATTTTGATGATGCCATTTCCTTTAAAAAGCTGGAAAACGGCAATTATGAAATAGGTGTGCACATCGCTGATGTTTCTCACTATGTGAAACCCAACTCTCCCCTGGATAAAGAAGCTTATGGAAGGGCAACCTCAGTCTACCTGGTAGACCGGGTAATTCCAATGCTTCCTGAGCGTTTAAGTAATGGCGTATGCTCTCTTCGTCCGCATGAAGACAAACTTTGCTTTGCTGCAGTTTTCGAACTGGATGATAAAGCAAATATCATTACCGAGTGGTTTGGAAGAACGGTCATCCATTCTAACAGACGTTTCAGTTATGAAGAAGCCCAGGAGGTTATCGAAACAAAAGAAGGCGATCACGCGGAAGAGATCCTTAAACTGAATGAGCTTGCTTACATCCTGAGAGACCGTAAATTTAAAAATGGAGCGATCAGTTTTGAAAGTACAGAAGTAAAATTCAAGCTTGATGAGACGGGAAAACCTATTGGTGTTTTCGTAAAAGAACGTAAAGATGCCCATAAACTGATTGAAGATTACATGCTGCTGGCCAATAAAAAGGTTGCAGAGTTTATCGCCAAGAAAGGAAAAGGCAAACAGAAATATACATTTATCTACCGTTCACACGACTCTCCAAATCTGGAAAACCTGGGTAATTTCGCCCTGTTTGCCGCTCGCTTCGGATATAAGATCAACATGAAATCTGATAAAGACATCGCAAAATCGCTTAATTATCTGATGGAAGATGTTGAAGGCAAGAAAGAACAGAATGTGCTCACGCAACTGGCCATCCGTTCTATGGCAAAAGCCGTTTATACCACTAAAAAGACCAGCCATTATGGATTGGCATTTGACCATTATACCCACTTTACCTCGCCTATCCGCCGTTACCCTGATGTGATGGTACACCGTCTCCTTGCCTCCTATCTGAACAATGAAAAGTCGGCCAACGCAGAAGAGTATGAGGTAGCAGCATCTCATTCTTCTTCTATGGAAAAACGTGCTGCAGATGCGGAACGTGCATCCATCAAATACAAACAGGCGGAATATCTGGAAGAAAATATTGGCAATACTTTTCTCGGGATTATTTCAGGAGTTACGGAATGGGGAATGTATGTCGAACTGGTAGAGAACAAGTGCGAAGGTATGATTCGCCTGAGGGATTTATCAGACGATTTCTATGTACTTGACGAAAAGAATTACTGCATCATCGGACAGCGCAAGAAAAAAACCTACCAGCTGGGTGATGAAGTACAGGTAAAAGTCAAAAAAGTAGACCTTTCAAAAAGACAAATAGATTTTTCTTTAATACAATAA
- a CDS encoding LytR/AlgR family response regulator transcription factor — protein MKNEKFTFIKTDKKLIKLYFDDVTVIKGLGNYVEISTVSEKKYVYYKSLKDLIANLPNEFMRVHNSYIVNLTNVDLFEDNHIVLKDVKIAIGKSYKECLLSTFNKFLL, from the coding sequence ATGAAGAATGAAAAATTCACATTCATTAAAACTGACAAAAAGCTAATCAAGTTATATTTTGACGATGTGACAGTCATAAAAGGCTTAGGGAATTATGTGGAAATTTCAACGGTAAGCGAAAAGAAATACGTGTATTACAAGTCACTCAAAGATCTGATAGCCAATTTGCCAAATGAATTCATGAGGGTTCATAATTCTTACATTGTGAATTTGACTAATGTCGATCTGTTTGAGGACAATCATATTGTTTTAAAAGACGTAAAAATTGCGATTGGAAAAAGTTATAAGGAAT